A portion of the Aquicoccus sp. G2-2 genome contains these proteins:
- a CDS encoding MFS transporter codes for MSQTPALSKPNVVVAAPGWLTASIMLATIMQVLDTTIANVALPHMAASLSATQEEITWVLTSYIVAAAIATPLTGWAADVLGRRRVLTLAIVGFTAFSLLCGIATSLPEMVLFRIFQGVCGAVLIPLAQSILLDINPREKFGQAMAIYGAGIMVGPIIGPTLGGYLTEVFNWRYVFYINLPVGILAFLGVAAFMPEEKPGAGGSISSASGCWQSAWARCR; via the coding sequence GTGAGCCAGACTCCTGCCTTGTCAAAGCCGAATGTGGTTGTCGCGGCCCCCGGATGGCTGACCGCGTCGATCATGCTTGCGACGATCATGCAGGTGCTTGATACGACGATTGCCAATGTGGCGCTGCCGCATATGGCGGCGAGCCTGAGTGCGACGCAAGAAGAGATCACTTGGGTGCTGACCTCGTATATCGTGGCGGCGGCGATTGCGACGCCGTTGACCGGGTGGGCGGCGGATGTGCTGGGACGGCGGCGTGTGTTGACGTTGGCGATTGTCGGGTTCACCGCATTTTCGTTGCTGTGCGGGATTGCGACAAGCCTGCCGGAGATGGTGCTTTTCCGGATATTCCAAGGGGTTTGCGGGGCGGTTCTTATTCCACTGGCGCAGTCCATCTTGCTGGACATCAACCCAAGAGAGAAATTCGGACAGGCGATGGCGATCTACGGTGCCGGGATCATGGTCGGCCCGATTATCGGCCCGACGCTGGGCGGGTATCTGACGGAAGTGTTCAACTGGCGTTACGTGTTTTATATCAACCTGCCGGTGGGAATTCTGGCGTTTCTTGGCGTGGCGGCTTTCATGCCGGAGGAAAAACCCGGCGCAGGCGGTTCGATTTCTTCGGCTTCGGGATGCTGGCAATCGGCGTGGGCGCGTTGCAGATGA
- a CDS encoding glutathione S-transferase family protein: protein MGQLVNGEWQAAWYDTKKSGGAFKRNASVFRNWITPDGAPGPSGEGGFAAESGRYHLYVCYACPWAHRTLIFRALKGLEKHIGVSAVHPDMLEDGWSFATDFPGATGDELYGLPFLRDLYLKADPSLSGRVTVPVLWDKQRETIVSNESAEIIRMLNSAFDGITGNTLDFWPEELREAIEPVNARIYDTFNNGVYKAGFATSQAAYDAAVGPLFETLDWLEQRLSTQRYLMGDVLSEADWRLFTTLVRFDTVYHGHFKCNRARIVDYPAVWAYTRALYQVPGVAGTVRLDHITRHYHYSHDTINPHRIVPIGPVLDFDAPHGRN from the coding sequence ATGGGCCAGTTGGTGAACGGAGAATGGCAGGCCGCGTGGTATGACACGAAAAAAAGCGGCGGCGCGTTCAAGCGCAATGCATCGGTGTTTCGCAACTGGATCACGCCCGATGGCGCGCCGGGGCCGAGCGGTGAAGGCGGGTTTGCGGCCGAAAGCGGGCGCTACCATCTTTACGTATGCTATGCGTGCCCGTGGGCGCACCGCACGTTGATTTTCCGGGCGCTGAAGGGGCTGGAGAAGCATATCGGAGTTTCCGCCGTGCATCCTGATATGCTTGAGGATGGTTGGAGCTTTGCCACGGATTTTCCGGGGGCCACCGGCGATGAGCTTTACGGATTGCCGTTTCTGCGTGATCTTTATCTCAAGGCCGATCCATCGCTGTCGGGGCGGGTGACGGTGCCGGTGCTTTGGGACAAGCAGCGTGAAACCATCGTTTCCAATGAAAGCGCCGAGATCATTCGGATGCTGAATTCGGCGTTTGACGGGATCACTGGCAATACGCTTGATTTCTGGCCCGAAGAATTGCGCGAGGCGATAGAGCCGGTGAATGCGCGGATCTATGACACGTTCAACAACGGGGTTTACAAGGCGGGGTTTGCCACCTCGCAGGCGGCGTATGACGCGGCGGTGGGGCCGTTGTTCGAGACGCTGGACTGGCTGGAACAGCGGCTTTCAACGCAGCGTTACCTGATGGGGGATGTGTTGAGCGAGGCGGATTGGCGGCTGTTCACCACGCTGGTGCGGTTCGATACGGTGTATCACGGGCATTTCAAGTGCAACCGGGCGCGGATTGTCGATTATCCCGCAGTTTGGGCTTATACCCGCGCGCTTTATCAAGTGCCGGGGGTGGCCGGGACGGTGCGGCTGGACCATATCACGCGACATTATCATTACAGCCATGACACCATCAATCCGCACCGGATCGTCCCGATTGGGCCGGTGCTGGATTTCGATGCGCCGCATGGGCGGAACTGA
- a CDS encoding MFS transporter → MLAIGVGALQMMLDRGESAGWFDAFEIWLYLGLCISGFWVFVVHSLTADDPFLDFAMFKDRNFAMGLVFIFVIGMTLFSGLALLPPMLQNLLGYPVIETGLVMAPRGMGTMLSMIVVGRLVARLDPRGLVLFGLILTAWASYMMTGFETGMDSHLVIVSGVIQGFGLGFVFVPLSTLTFATIAPHFRSEGTSMFSLVRNIGSGVGISLVTVVMSRMSTINHAELASRLTADSLAVRETMPQLLHGAPLPLEIANGLVSQQAAMLAYIDDFLLIGLLTIVVVPIVFLLRHPREALGQEPDPTEAVAAVE, encoded by the coding sequence ATGCTGGCAATCGGCGTGGGCGCGTTGCAGATGATGCTGGACCGTGGTGAAAGCGCCGGCTGGTTCGATGCGTTTGAGATCTGGCTTTACCTTGGGCTTTGTATTTCCGGGTTTTGGGTTTTCGTGGTGCATTCGCTGACGGCGGATGATCCGTTTCTGGATTTCGCCATGTTCAAGGATCGCAATTTCGCGATGGGGCTGGTGTTCATCTTCGTGATCGGGATGACGCTGTTTTCCGGGCTGGCCCTGTTGCCGCCGATGTTACAAAACCTGCTGGGCTATCCGGTCATTGAAACCGGGTTGGTGATGGCGCCGCGCGGCATGGGCACGATGCTGTCGATGATCGTGGTGGGGCGGCTGGTGGCGCGGCTTGATCCGCGCGGGCTGGTCTTGTTCGGGTTGATCCTGACGGCGTGGGCCTCGTACATGATGACCGGGTTTGAAACCGGGATGGACAGCCATCTGGTGATCGTGTCGGGCGTGATACAGGGGTTCGGGCTGGGGTTTGTGTTCGTGCCGCTTTCGACGCTGACATTCGCAACCATTGCGCCGCATTTCCGCTCGGAAGGAACGTCTATGTTCAGTCTGGTCCGTAATATCGGCTCGGGCGTGGGGATTTCATTGGTGACGGTGGTGATGTCGCGGATGAGTACAATAAACCATGCCGAGCTGGCGTCGCGGCTGACGGCGGATTCGCTTGCCGTGCGCGAGACGATGCCGCAATTGCTGCACGGGGCACCGCTTCCGCTGGAGATTGCGAACGGGTTGGTCAGTCAACAGGCGGCGATGCTGGCCTATATCGACGATTTCCTGTTGATTGGGCTGCTGACGATCGTGGTCGTGCCGATCGTGTTCCTGCTGCGCCACCCGCGCGAGGCGCTGGGCCAGGAGCCGGACCCCACGGAGGCCGTTGCGGCTGTCGAATAG
- a CDS encoding MarR family transcriptional regulator, translating into MPDTPKPIALLIHEADVLLKREFERNARPFKLTLMQWRVLGVLRRNGAMKQVELGAATNTSAMTVSDVAERLKCMGLVDRYADPDDSRARLVALTETGEAQARTMRKVADGVFERMLTGVAPEDVDALTRALLTITKNLEG; encoded by the coding sequence GTGCCAGATACACCCAAACCAATCGCGCTTTTGATTCATGAGGCCGACGTGCTGTTGAAACGCGAGTTCGAGCGCAATGCGCGGCCGTTCAAGCTGACCCTGATGCAATGGCGCGTTCTGGGCGTGTTGCGGCGCAACGGGGCGATGAAGCAGGTGGAGTTGGGGGCGGCAACCAATACTTCGGCCATGACGGTGAGCGATGTGGCGGAGCGGCTCAAATGCATGGGGCTGGTTGATCGCTATGCCGATCCGGATGACAGCCGCGCGCGGTTGGTTGCTTTGACCGAGACTGGTGAGGCGCAGGCGCGGACGATGCGCAAGGTGGCTGATGGTGTGTTCGAGCGGATGCTGACAGGCGTGGCACCGGAGGATGTGGATGCTCTGACGCGGGCGCTTTTGACGATAACGAAAAACCTTGAAGGCTAA
- a CDS encoding lytic murein transglycosylase: protein MRLIGWMTAALCSMGFAGGAAAQCGGSFSDFVQGMKADAVAMGHAPAKVDQFFAHVRKDGKVLAADRAQGVFQMDFTAFARRLISTQRFNKGRAMAQKYDAVFDKIEARYGVSRGVLLAFWAFETDYGGYQGDFNTLNALVTLAHDCRRPELFRPQVFAALTLFEHGDFSPTKTTGAWAGEIGMVQMLPRDILANGVDGDGDGHVHLKSSAPDALLSGGKMLQSLGWRAGEPWLQEVRVPQTLDWAKTGMETQLPASEWQKMGVRARQGQLADLPASIILPQGRHGPAFIAYPNFRVYFEWNQSFTYVLTAAYFADRLEGAPVFDARNPDKGLSGAQLQQLQRKLEKRGYDVGEIDGILGAGTRAAVQDMQVKLGLPADAWPTAALLNAM from the coding sequence ATGCGATTGATCGGTTGGATGACGGCGGCCCTGTGCTCTATGGGGTTTGCAGGCGGGGCAGCGGCGCAATGCGGCGGCAGCTTTTCAGACTTTGTGCAGGGCATGAAGGCAGATGCGGTGGCAATGGGCCATGCGCCTGCCAAGGTCGACCAGTTCTTTGCCCATGTGCGCAAGGACGGCAAGGTGTTGGCCGCCGACCGGGCGCAGGGCGTGTTCCAGATGGATTTCACCGCATTTGCCCGCCGGTTGATCAGCACGCAGCGGTTTAACAAGGGCCGCGCGATGGCCCAGAAATACGACGCCGTGTTCGACAAGATCGAGGCGCGCTATGGCGTGTCGCGCGGCGTGTTGCTGGCCTTCTGGGCGTTCGAGACGGATTACGGCGGGTATCAGGGTGATTTCAATACACTGAACGCGCTGGTTACGCTGGCACATGATTGCCGCCGCCCGGAATTGTTCCGACCGCAGGTTTTTGCGGCGCTGACACTTTTTGAGCATGGTGATTTCTCTCCGACGAAAACCACAGGTGCGTGGGCGGGGGAGATCGGCATGGTGCAGATGCTGCCGCGTGACATTCTGGCAAACGGGGTCGATGGCGATGGTGACGGGCATGTGCATCTGAAATCTTCGGCGCCGGATGCGTTGCTGTCGGGGGGCAAGATGTTGCAATCGCTTGGTTGGCGCGCGGGAGAGCCGTGGTTGCAGGAGGTGCGCGTGCCGCAAACGCTTGACTGGGCGAAGACCGGGATGGAGACGCAATTGCCCGCAAGCGAATGGCAAAAGATGGGTGTGCGGGCGCGGCAGGGCCAGTTGGCCGATTTGCCGGCCTCGATCATCCTGCCGCAGGGGCGGCATGGGCCAGCGTTCATCGCCTATCCGAATTTCCGGGTCTATTTCGAGTGGAATCAGAGTTTTACCTATGTGCTGACCGCCGCCTATTTTGCGGATCGGTTGGAAGGCGCGCCGGTATTTGACGCGCGCAATCCCGATAAGGGGCTTTCCGGGGCGCAATTGCAGCAATTGCAGAGAAAGCTGGAAAAGCGCGGCTATGACGTGGGTGAAATCGACGGGATTCTGGGTGCGGGCACACGCGCGGCGGTGCAGGACATGCAAGTGAAGCTTGGCTTGCCCGCAGATGCTTGGCCCACGGCGGCGCTGTTGAACGCGATGTGA
- a CDS encoding tripartite tricarboxylate transporter TctB family protein, whose product MGRAGVLPGLVLSGARMTEEERRFTWPIRGQLLFALVFVVAALLLLSQLGSETKWVKRTAFFAQPRFWPAVAVGGMALFGALHLWKLPRKRFTKPDFVEWQVWFLALEWVLWFMGYVLIVPVLGYLPTTVLFMPLMTWRMGYRRPAMLWLSVAVGLGIVVLFKTFLEVKIPGGMVYDYLPDPLRSFFILHF is encoded by the coding sequence ATGGGCCGGGCAGGTGTTCTGCCCGGCCTTGTTCTGTCGGGGGCGCGGATGACCGAAGAAGAACGCAGGTTCACTTGGCCGATCAGGGGGCAGCTTCTGTTCGCGCTGGTGTTCGTCGTGGCGGCGCTGTTGTTGCTTAGCCAGCTTGGCTCGGAAACCAAATGGGTGAAGCGGACCGCGTTTTTCGCTCAGCCGCGGTTCTGGCCCGCCGTAGCGGTCGGGGGCATGGCACTTTTTGGCGCACTGCACTTGTGGAAACTGCCGCGCAAGCGGTTCACGAAGCCCGACTTCGTGGAATGGCAGGTTTGGTTTCTGGCGCTTGAATGGGTGCTGTGGTTCATGGGGTACGTTTTGATCGTGCCGGTTCTGGGCTATCTGCCGACAACGGTGCTTTTCATGCCGCTGATGACTTGGCGAATGGGGTATCGAAGGCCCGCGATGTTATGGCTTTCGGTGGCGGTTGGTCTGGGGATCGTGGTGTTGTTCAAGACCTTTCTTGAGGTCAAGATCCCCGGCGGCATGGTTTATGACTATCTACCTGACCCGTTGCGGTCATTTTTCATCCTGCATTTTTGA
- a CDS encoding HlyD family secretion protein codes for MSAKTKSAQKANTAETAEADISKKVTEFKPAADQAGASAPVDKPKSKWKRRVLMVVVPLLLLVGGGTYWLLGGRYVTTENAYAHQPMIAVSADVNGRIVDVMVHENQLVKTGQPLFRIDPEPYQIALDQADAALAQARLSVAQLRAAHATAQAQLDAAKGILALRERENKRQKELTGRGVGTAAQLDESDVAVRAARNNVALAERRLEAAVAALGGNPDGDADKMPSVRAALAARDAAKRNLEKTLVKAPSAGQISQLGALNVGQVVSLGAQVATLVDKGDTWVEANLKETQLATVKVGQPVTVSVDAYPDRELHGTVQSFGSATGSQFSLIPAQNATGNWVKVVQRVSIRIKLDGQQTQGLLSGMSAHVSIDTGKSHLDELL; via the coding sequence ATGAGTGCGAAGACGAAATCTGCCCAGAAGGCAAACACGGCAGAAACAGCCGAGGCAGACATCTCGAAGAAGGTGACCGAGTTTAAGCCTGCGGCCGATCAGGCGGGTGCGAGTGCGCCCGTTGACAAGCCGAAGAGCAAGTGGAAGCGGCGCGTTCTGATGGTCGTTGTGCCGCTGTTGTTGCTCGTGGGGGGCGGCACTTACTGGCTTTTGGGTGGGCGCTATGTGACGACCGAGAACGCCTATGCCCATCAGCCGATGATTGCGGTGTCGGCGGATGTGAACGGGCGGATCGTGGATGTGATGGTCCACGAGAACCAGTTGGTCAAAACCGGGCAGCCGTTGTTCAGGATTGACCCGGAGCCTTATCAGATCGCGCTTGATCAGGCGGATGCGGCCCTTGCGCAGGCACGGCTTTCGGTGGCGCAATTGCGCGCGGCCCACGCGACGGCGCAAGCCCAGCTTGACGCAGCCAAAGGCATTCTTGCCCTGCGTGAGCGCGAAAACAAGCGTCAGAAGGAACTGACCGGACGTGGCGTTGGCACGGCGGCGCAGCTTGACGAAAGCGATGTGGCGGTACGCGCGGCGCGCAATAATGTTGCATTGGCGGAGCGCAGGCTTGAGGCCGCAGTGGCCGCCTTGGGGGGCAACCCGGATGGCGACGCGGACAAGATGCCTTCGGTGCGTGCGGCGTTGGCGGCGCGCGATGCAGCAAAGCGCAACCTTGAGAAAACCTTGGTCAAGGCCCCATCGGCGGGGCAAATATCGCAGCTCGGCGCGCTTAATGTGGGGCAGGTCGTGAGCCTCGGCGCGCAAGTGGCGACCCTTGTGGACAAAGGTGACACATGGGTTGAGGCGAACCTGAAGGAAACCCAGCTTGCCACCGTGAAGGTCGGCCAGCCGGTGACGGTGAGTGTCGATGCCTACCCGGACCGGGAATTGCACGGCACGGTGCAGAGCTTCGGGTCGGCCACCGGCTCGCAATTTTCGCTTATCCCGGCGCAGAACGCGACCGGCAACTGGGTGAAGGTGGTGCAGCGGGTTTCGATCAGGATCAAGCTTGACGGCCAACAGACGCAAGGCCTGCTTTCGGGCATGAGCGCGCATGTGTCGATCGACACCGGAAAATCGCATCTGGACGAGTTGTTGTGA
- a CDS encoding IclR family transcriptional regulator: MGTVAKALSLLDLFNRNRSTIGLSDMARLSGLNKATVHRLMQELQAQGFVEQLGAGREYRLGPAFLRLAALREAAVPLRDLAASVLHELADVTGETTHVSLLYGHTLSTVAYAYSDQHGTLVTMDDAQQLTFHNTSSGLATLAFSDPTLTDAVLAQPLEARTPETITDPAQIRTMLPAIRASGIAESVGGFEADVHSHGVPLFDSTTRVIGAMAVAAPTARMTAAHQSLIRRELRAHAIRLTRLLGGFLPEGFDRSEAA, encoded by the coding sequence ATGGGAACCGTCGCCAAAGCCTTGTCACTGCTCGATTTATTCAATCGTAATCGCTCGACCATCGGATTGAGCGACATGGCCCGGCTGTCCGGGTTGAACAAAGCCACGGTGCATCGGCTGATGCAGGAATTACAGGCTCAGGGATTCGTCGAACAGCTCGGCGCGGGGCGTGAATACCGGCTCGGCCCGGCCTTTCTGCGCCTCGCCGCCCTGCGCGAGGCCGCCGTGCCGCTGCGCGATCTGGCCGCGTCGGTGCTGCATGAACTTGCCGACGTGACCGGCGAAACCACCCATGTTTCGCTGCTCTATGGGCACACGCTCTCGACCGTCGCCTACGCCTATTCCGATCAGCACGGCACTCTCGTGACGATGGACGACGCACAGCAGCTTACCTTTCACAACACCTCTTCAGGCCTCGCCACGCTGGCATTTTCTGACCCCACCCTCACCGACGCCGTGCTGGCACAACCACTAGAGGCACGCACCCCGGAAACCATCACCGACCCGGCCCAAATCCGCACTATGCTGCCTGCCATCCGCGCCTCCGGCATCGCCGAATCCGTCGGCGGCTTCGAAGCCGATGTTCACTCCCACGGCGTACCGCTTTTCGATAGCACCACGCGGGTGATCGGCGCCATGGCCGTTGCCGCCCCCACCGCCCGGATGACGGCCGCGCATCAATCCCTGATCCGGCGTGAACTACGCGCCCATGCCATTCGCCTCACCCGCCTGCTTGGCGGCTTTCTACCCGAGGGTTTCGACCGCTCGGAAGCCGCCTGA
- a CDS encoding tripartite tricarboxylate transporter substrate-binding protein encodes MRMQTLLGGALAIAMTAIGGAALADYPEKPVDFVVPWPPGDLEDVLTRMIAEDFQKEYGVAAAVVNKPGGGGGPFPGAIGVATAPADGYTVGSFVIGVPTLGHQLGIDELTPAKFDPLGIFLTYPFVIATKGDAPYSSIDELAAYAQDHEVALGHFGDPLTPTKVTKALAIKKGFEWGSDAAFDALDCNTLASGDADVINTTLQLILPCLDQVKVLASITDERIPLIPDTPTVGELEPSLNIALWNGLFVRKETPQDVRDKIIAVAEKTVMSERAQKVAKETGALVYWQDAAASEKRIAEDAKTIAEIKELLE; translated from the coding sequence ATGAGAATGCAAACACTGCTGGGCGGGGCGCTGGCCATTGCGATGACGGCAATAGGTGGTGCGGCGCTGGCCGATTACCCGGAAAAGCCGGTGGATTTCGTCGTGCCGTGGCCGCCGGGTGATCTTGAGGATGTTCTGACGCGGATGATCGCAGAAGACTTCCAGAAGGAATATGGCGTGGCGGCAGCCGTGGTGAACAAGCCGGGCGGCGGTGGCGGACCGTTCCCCGGTGCGATCGGCGTGGCAACGGCCCCGGCGGATGGGTATACCGTCGGGTCATTCGTGATCGGCGTGCCAACCCTGGGGCACCAGTTGGGCATAGACGAGTTGACCCCGGCGAAGTTCGACCCGCTGGGAATTTTCCTGACTTATCCGTTCGTCATCGCCACCAAGGGTGATGCGCCCTATAGCAGCATCGACGAGTTGGCCGCTTACGCGCAGGATCATGAGGTGGCGCTGGGTCATTTCGGCGACCCGCTGACGCCGACCAAAGTGACCAAGGCACTGGCCATCAAGAAGGGGTTTGAGTGGGGGTCCGACGCGGCGTTTGATGCGCTGGATTGCAACACGCTGGCAAGTGGCGATGCGGATGTGATTAACACCACGCTGCAACTGATCCTGCCCTGCCTTGACCAAGTGAAGGTTCTGGCGTCGATCACCGATGAGCGTATTCCGCTGATCCCCGACACCCCCACGGTGGGTGAGCTTGAACCGAGCCTGAACATCGCGCTTTGGAACGGGTTGTTCGTGCGCAAGGAAACACCGCAGGACGTGCGCGACAAGATCATCGCCGTGGCCGAAAAAACGGTGATGAGCGAGCGGGCGCAAAAGGTCGCCAAGGAGACTGGTGCGTTGGTTTACTGGCAGGATGCGGCGGCAAGCGAGAAGCGCATCGCCGAGGATGCCAAGACCATCGCGGAGATCAAGGAACTGCTTGAGTGA